In the Streptomyces sp. NBC_00193 genome, GCCGCATCCTGTGGGGCAGGGGCCCGAGGGGCGGGCACGTCGTCATCGGGGAGGCTATATCCGGGCAATGTTGTCTCTGATTCTCATGAGCAGGTCGACGTCGGTGGTCTCGGCGCCCCCCAGGGGCGGCCGGTGGTGGATCAGCCCGCGGTCGGCGAGTTCACCGAGGAGCAGCGTCATCGGGGTGAGGCGGATGTGCATCCGCGCCGCTATCTCGGCGACCGCCCGACCACCCGGCGCCTCGCACATGGCAAGGATCTCCTGCCATTCGGTGGGCAGACCGGCACGGGCGTCCTCGGCCACCGCCGCCGTGATGGTGGTGTCCATGGTGAGGACGGTGTGGGGAACGGCTGTCCGTCCGTCGGTCAGGGCGTACAGCCGCGTCCGGCGGCGCCTCGCGGGCTGGGGCTCGTCCTGCGGCATTACGCGGTCGGCACCTGGGCGCGCTCGGGGGTGCCCAGCCACTCGCCGAGCGCCTGCGCGGTCCGTACGGCCTCGCCGCCCAGCTCCCCGAGCCGCGCCTTGCGGGAGGTCACCACGATGAGCGTGCTGCCCTCGCCGCACCCGACGATGCAGAGGTACCGGTCGTCCATCTCGACCAACTGGCGGATGACGCGGCCGCCGTCGATCTCCCGGGATATCGCCTTCATCGTGGCCGCGATGCCGGAGGCCGCGGCCGCCATGCGCTCGGCCTGGGGCTGGTCCAGCAGGTAGGCGCTGAGTTTGATGCCGTCGTTGGACAGGAGCACCGCTCCCTGGATGCCGGCGATCCTGCTGAGGTTGTTGTCCAGGACGCTGTAGATGACGTCGTTGGATGCCGCGGTGTTCGGTGAAGTAGTCATGACTGATCCCGTCGGAGCTCTTCTTCCACTGTCTGGGTCCCGTGTTCGTAGTCCGCCCAGGCGTCCGCCACCTCTTCGGGGGTTTCCGTGTCCGGCCGGGCGGCCGGTTCCGGTGCGCTGGGGGCGCGCAGCTGCTCGGCGATGTGGGTCTGGGGGACGCGCTCGGGGAGGGCCGGCCGGGCCGGGGGTCCGGAGGCGGGCGCGGGCACCGTCGTACGGCGGCTCGGCAGCCCGGCGGCCGTGCGCGGGAGCGGCTCGGGCGCCGGTGCCGGTGCCGGGGCGGCCGCGGAGGGGGCCGGCGACGCCTGTGCGAGTGCGAGCTCGGGCTCGGGCTCGGGCTCGGGGGCGAGCGCCGGTACGGGTACGGGTACGGGTACGGGCCTGCGCGGGGCCTCGCCCTCGGTCGCCACCAGCAGTTCCCCGGGGAGGACCACCACGGCGGCGGTTCCTCCGTACACCGAGCGGCGCAGGGTGACCGTCGCCCCGAGCTGGTCGGCGAGGTGACCGACCACGAAGAGCCCGAGCCGGTGCGCGTTCTGTGCCAGGACGGAGTACGGCGGGGCCTGGTGGAGGCGCCCGTTCATCTCCTCGTACCGCTCGGGGGTCACCCGCGGCCCGCGGTCCTCGATCTCGACCGACAGCCCGCCCGCGACCGTTTCGGCGCGGATGACCACCTTCGACCGCGGCGGGGAGAACCGGGTGGCGTTGTCCAGCAGCTCCGCGAGCAGATGGCTGATCTGGCTGATCACGCGCGGTTCCACGCTGATCTCGTCCAGGGCGTGCCGCTCGATGCGCCGGAACTCCTCGACCTCCGCGGCGGCTTCGCGCAGCAGGTCGGCGACGCGCATGGGTTCGGTGTGCGGGTCGGGGACCTCGCCGCCCGCCAGGATCAGGAGGTTCTCGATCTGCCGCCGCATGCCCACCGTCAGCTGGTCGGCCCGCATCAACTGGGCGAGCAGCGCTTCGTCGTGGCCGAAGGTGTCCTGGAGGTCCTCCGTGAGGCTCAGCTGGCGGCTGACCAGGTTTCCGGTGCGCGAGGCGATGCCCGAGGCGAACAGGCCGAACCCGTGGCGCTCTGCCGCGAGCTGCCGGTGCCCGTCGACGGACACGGCGACGACCCGGGCGAACGCGTCGTTGATGCGCCCGACTTCGTCCCGGTCGCCGCGCACCGCCGGCAGTGCGCCGACGTCGACGGACTGCCCGCGCTGGAGCCGGGCGACGACGTCGGGGAGGGTTTCCTCGGCGACGGTCACCGTGCGTTCGTGCAGGTCGTGCAGGCGGCGGAGCACCGATCGGGTGGTGAACACGACCACGGCCACGACGATCAGCAGCCCGCCGCCGCTTCCCCCGATCAGCCAGGCGACCTCGGTGTCCAGCTCCGCGGCCTTGGCCTCGCCGCGTGCGAGCATCTTCCGCGCCCGGTCGACGTTGAACGTGGCCAGCTGCACCGAGAACTTCTCGTGCGCGGACCGCCAGCCCGCGACCTCGGCGGGCAGCTTGATGCCGGATGCGAGGTCCGTGTGCTTCGAGAGGATCGCCTTCTCGATGCGGATCTTCGTCTGCCAGTCCGGGGAGGCGACGATCCGCTCGTAGAACCGCCGGTCCTCAGCGGGCAGATACGGCGCGACCCAGGTGTCGTACAGGTACCGGTGGGATCCCAGGGCGCCGACGAACTGGTCGAAGCCGGCGGCGTTCAGTTCCCTGGACGGCCCGGCCAGGGCCAGGAGCGTGTCCTCGCGCGCCACCATCTCGGTGGCGGAGAGCATGGACACCACGGTCCGGCTCTCCTTGGTGAGTTCGGCGTCGTCCGCGTGGCTGAAGTCCAGCTGGTACGCCTGGATGACCGCGTCGATCACCCCCGTGTAGTACGTCAGCGTGGCGTCGGCGCCACCGCTGCGTGCGTCCGCGCGCTGGCGGTACGCGGCCAGGCTGTCGAGCCGCCGGTTCACTTCCTCGAAGAACGCGTCCGAACCGACCGCCAGTCGGCGGAACTCGGCCGCGGCCCGGTCCGTGGCCTCGCGCCGCATGGCCAGCGCCTCTTCGGTCCCGGCGGCCCCCGCCCACAGCGAGGCGGTCAGCGTCCGCTCGGCCTGCATGTCGATCATGAGCGTGTACAGCGGTGCGCCGACCTTCTCGGCGGACGCGACATCGGCCCGCAGGTGCTCCGACTGTGCCAGCAGCCGCTGGGCGGTCACCGCCACCTGGGTGCCCATCGCCAGAGTGGGGAGCACCGCCAGCCAGATGAGCAGCGTGCGCAGGCGCAGGGTCCGCCGCCGACGTGTCGTCGACTGCCCTCGTACGCCTTCGGGTTCGCCTTCGGGTTCTATGAGAGACATCGGTCCTCGGGGGCAGGGGGCTGCGGCAGGAGATAAGGGTGCCGATCATAACCAGCCACACCGAGGAATCGGATAGGTGTCTTCCGCTGTCAAAGCGTGCCATTTGCGGCGGATCTTCGCAGGCGAGACCTGATCGGAACCCAGCCGCGACACCCTCGACACCACGGAAGGGTGCGCCGGCTTCCGGACCTGCCCGGTCCGGAAGCCGGTCCTGTCAGCCCTCGGCGGGAGTGAGCCGCAGGGAGATGGAGTTGATGCAGTAGCGCTGGTCCGTGGGGGTCGGGTAGCCCTCGCCCTCGAAGACGTGGCCCAGGTGGGAGCCGCACTTCGCGCACAGGACCTCGGTGCGGACCATGCCGTGGGTGACGTCCGCCTTCAGTTCGACCGCGTCGGAGTCCTTCGGGTCGTAGAAGGACGGCCAGCCGCAGTGCGACTCGAACTTCTCCGTGGAGCGGAACAGTTCGGAGCCGCAGCCGCGACAGCTGTAGACGCCCTCGGTCTTGGTGTCCGTGTACTCACCGCGGAAGGCGGGCTCGGTCCCGGCGAGGCGCAGTACCTGGTACTCGGACGGGGTCAGCTCCGCCTGCCACTGCTCGTCCGTCTTCTCTACCTCGTACGACATGACTGATCTCCCGTTTTCCCGCTCTTCCCAGAGCCGTCAGTTCGACAGACGGGCCAGGATGGCCGGCCCCAGGTCCGTGACATCGCCCGCACCCATGGTGAGAACGAGATCGCCGGGCTTGGCCATTCCCGCGATGACGTCGGCGACGGCGTCCTTGGAGTGCTCGGGGGTGACGTCGGCCCCGGCGGCGCGGGCGGCGTCGATGATGATCTCGCTGGTGATCCCGGGGACCGGGTCCTCGCGGGCCGGGTAGATGTCGAGGACGACCGAGGCGTCGGCGAGGGCGAGGGCCTGGCCCATCTCCTTGCCGAGTTCCTGGGTGCGGGAGAAGAGGTGCGGCTGGAAGACGACCAGGATGCGGGAGTCCCCGGCGGCTCCGCGGATGGCCTCCAGGTCGGCGGTCATCTCCGTCGGGTGGTGCGCGTAGGAGTCGATGACCTGGACCCCGGCGGCCTCGCCCTTGAGCTGGAGGCGGCGCTTGACCCCGGTGTACTTGCCGAGGGCGGAGGCCAGGTTGTGCGCCGGGATGCCGAGCGCGACGCCGGCGGCGAGGGCCGCGACGGCGTTGTGCGCGTAGTGGCGGCCGGGCACCGACACGGTGAAGGTGAGCATCCGGCCGTCGATGACGACCGTGACCTCGCTGGTCAGCCCGCGCGGGGTGATCTTGGTGATCCGGACGTCGGCGGTGGGCTCCTCGCCGTACGTGACGATCTGGAGGGCGGGGTTGCCGCTGACCCGGCCGGCGATCTCGGCGGCGCCCGCCTGGCCGTGGGCGATGACCAGGGTGCCGCCCTCGGGGATCTTGCCGACGAAGGTCTCGAAGGACTCGTAGATCTCGTCCATCGACGCGTAGTTCGCGTGGTGGTCGAGCTCCGCGTTGAGGATGATCGCGACCTGGGGCGTGTACTTGTGGAAGCTGCGGTCGCTCTCATCCGCCTCGGCCACGAAGATGTCGCCCTCGCCGTGGTGGGCGTTGGAGCCGGGGGCGTCCAGGTCGCCGCCGATGGCGTACGAGGGGTCCAGGCCCAGCGCCGAGAGGGAGACGGCCAGCATCGAGGTGGTGGTGGTCTTGCCGTGGGTGCCGGCGACGGCGATCGGCCGCAGGCCGTCCATCAGCCCGGCCAGGGCGTCGGAGCGGTGCACGACGGGGATGCCGAGCTCGGCGGCGCGGGCCAGCTCCGGGTTGTCGGCGCGGATGGCGCTGGAGACGACCACGCAGGTGGCGTCGTCGGCGAGGTGACCGGCGGCGTGCCCGATGTGGACCGTGGCGCCGTGGGCGCGCAGCGCCTGGGCGGTCTCGGAGTCACGGGCGTCGCTGCCGGCCACCTTGGCGCCGCGCTGGGCCAGGATCTTCGCGATGCCGGACATGCCGGCGCCGCCGATGCCGATGAAGTGGGGCCGTTCCATGGCGGTCGGCAGGCCGGGCTTCATTCAGGTAGCTCCAGGATCGAGTGCGTACGTACGGCAGCCGGGTGCGCGGATGCACGGTTCCGTGGGGACGCTGATGCGCGGTCCGGCCGCCTCCACCCTATTCCTTGTGGGCGAAGAGCTTGAGCACCGGAACGCCGACCTTGTGGCGCGCCCGCGAGGCCCAGTCCCGGTGGAAGAACTCCTCGACGTAGTGCGGGGCGGTCAGCACGATCACCTCGTCGGCGTTGGTCTCGTCCACCACCGCCTTCAGCTTGTCGAGCGGATGCTCGTCGACGATCTGTCCGACGGCCTTGGCGCCCTTGGCCCGCAGCGACGCGAGGGAGTGCTCGATCGCCAGTTCGGCCGGGCCGCGGGCCGCCTCGCCCTCCGGTTCGTCGCCCTCGTGAATGGCCTCGGGAAGCTCACCGAGCGCTACGTCGTCGATGGCGCGCAGCAGCCGGTCCCGGTCGCCGCGGGGCTGCATGAGGACGATGAAGGAGACCGGCTCGTCTCCGTGGAGGGTCGTGACGAAGTCCACGTCGACGGGGGTCAGCGGCTGCTCGATCATCAATACGCTCGTGAACACGGACGCCCTCTCCTTCGTGGGCCGAGGCCGGCCGGCCGGCCCCTGCGGAAACCATCCTGCCCCGCTGTCGCACGGGGCCTGTGCGGTATACCTGCCCACTACTGTGCCCAGCGGAAGCTAAGCGGAACGACAAATTCCGCCTCTCTTCAGATCCGACGGTAACGCGTGAAGAGAAACCCGGCCTCTTCCAGCAGGCAGGCCGGTGCGAGCCGGTGCGGAACCGTGACGGAGGGGCCTCCGGAGATCCGCTGGGCGTCACCCGCCGTGAGCATCGGCGAGATCGTCAGGCACAGCTCGTCCAGCGCGTCCGCGGCCACGAACTGCCCCAGCAGCCGGGGCCCGCCCTCGGTGAGCTGGCGGCGCAGCCCCCGGTCCGCGAGTTCCCGTACGGCCCGGGCCGGATCCACGCCCGCTCCGTCGCCGGCCACCACCACCTGCGCCCCGGCCTTGGCGGCCTCGGCGACCCGGTCGGCGGGGGCGGCGGCGCCCGTGAGCACCAGGGTGGGCACCAGCGGGGAGGTGAACAGCGGCAGCGAGAAGTCCAGGTCCAGGCTCGCGGAGACCACGGCGATGGCCGCGGCGGGCCCCTGCCCCGCGGCGGCGCGGCGGGCGGCGAAGGCCTCCCGGGCCCGCGCGGGGCGGTAGCCCTCCTGGCGAACCGTTTCCGCGCCGACGACCACCACATCGGCCAGGGCCCGCAGGGTGCCGAAGATCCGCATGTCGGTCTCGCCTGAGATGGGCTGCGAACGCCCGTCGTGCTGGGC is a window encoding:
- a CDS encoding DUF742 domain-containing protein; its protein translation is MPQDEPQPARRRRTRLYALTDGRTAVPHTVLTMDTTITAAVAEDARAGLPTEWQEILAMCEAPGGRAVAEIAARMHIRLTPMTLLLGELADRGLIHHRPPLGGAETTDVDLLMRIRDNIARI
- a CDS encoding roadblock/LC7 domain-containing protein, which codes for MTTSPNTAASNDVIYSVLDNNLSRIAGIQGAVLLSNDGIKLSAYLLDQPQAERMAAAASGIAATMKAISREIDGGRVIRQLVEMDDRYLCIVGCGEGSTLIVVTSRKARLGELGGEAVRTAQALGEWLGTPERAQVPTA
- a CDS encoding nitrate- and nitrite sensing domain-containing protein; protein product: MSLIEPEGEPEGVRGQSTTRRRRTLRLRTLLIWLAVLPTLAMGTQVAVTAQRLLAQSEHLRADVASAEKVGAPLYTLMIDMQAERTLTASLWAGAAGTEEALAMRREATDRAAAEFRRLAVGSDAFFEEVNRRLDSLAAYRQRADARSGGADATLTYYTGVIDAVIQAYQLDFSHADDAELTKESRTVVSMLSATEMVAREDTLLALAGPSRELNAAGFDQFVGALGSHRYLYDTWVAPYLPAEDRRFYERIVASPDWQTKIRIEKAILSKHTDLASGIKLPAEVAGWRSAHEKFSVQLATFNVDRARKMLARGEAKAAELDTEVAWLIGGSGGGLLIVVAVVVFTTRSVLRRLHDLHERTVTVAEETLPDVVARLQRGQSVDVGALPAVRGDRDEVGRINDAFARVVAVSVDGHRQLAAERHGFGLFASGIASRTGNLVSRQLSLTEDLQDTFGHDEALLAQLMRADQLTVGMRRQIENLLILAGGEVPDPHTEPMRVADLLREAAAEVEEFRRIERHALDEISVEPRVISQISHLLAELLDNATRFSPPRSKVVIRAETVAGGLSVEIEDRGPRVTPERYEEMNGRLHQAPPYSVLAQNAHRLGLFVVGHLADQLGATVTLRRSVYGGTAAVVVLPGELLVATEGEAPRRPVPVPVPVPALAPEPEPEPELALAQASPAPSAAAPAPAPAPEPLPRTAAGLPSRRTTVPAPASGPPARPALPERVPQTHIAEQLRAPSAPEPAARPDTETPEEVADAWADYEHGTQTVEEELRRDQS
- the msrB gene encoding peptide-methionine (R)-S-oxide reductase MsrB; protein product: MSYEVEKTDEQWQAELTPSEYQVLRLAGTEPAFRGEYTDTKTEGVYSCRGCGSELFRSTEKFESHCGWPSFYDPKDSDAVELKADVTHGMVRTEVLCAKCGSHLGHVFEGEGYPTPTDQRYCINSISLRLTPAEG
- the murC gene encoding UDP-N-acetylmuramate--L-alanine ligase gives rise to the protein MKPGLPTAMERPHFIGIGGAGMSGIAKILAQRGAKVAGSDARDSETAQALRAHGATVHIGHAAGHLADDATCVVVSSAIRADNPELARAAELGIPVVHRSDALAGLMDGLRPIAVAGTHGKTTTTSMLAVSLSALGLDPSYAIGGDLDAPGSNAHHGEGDIFVAEADESDRSFHKYTPQVAIILNAELDHHANYASMDEIYESFETFVGKIPEGGTLVIAHGQAGAAEIAGRVSGNPALQIVTYGEEPTADVRITKITPRGLTSEVTVVIDGRMLTFTVSVPGRHYAHNAVAALAAGVALGIPAHNLASALGKYTGVKRRLQLKGEAAGVQVIDSYAHHPTEMTADLEAIRGAAGDSRILVVFQPHLFSRTQELGKEMGQALALADASVVLDIYPAREDPVPGITSEIIIDAARAAGADVTPEHSKDAVADVIAGMAKPGDLVLTMGAGDVTDLGPAILARLSN
- a CDS encoding indole-3-glycerol phosphate synthase, whose translation is MFTSVLMIEQPLTPVDVDFVTTLHGDEPVSFIVLMQPRGDRDRLLRAIDDVALGELPEAIHEGDEPEGEAARGPAELAIEHSLASLRAKGAKAVGQIVDEHPLDKLKAVVDETNADEVIVLTAPHYVEEFFHRDWASRARHKVGVPVLKLFAHKE
- a CDS encoding pyrimidine reductase family protein encodes the protein MRRLFPVTDQTSADQTDREWSLDELAEAYEYPGLAPDGHWLRANMVSTLDGAAQHDGRSQPISGETDMRIFGTLRALADVVVVGAETVRQEGYRPARAREAFAARRAAAGQGPAAAIAVVSASLDLDFSLPLFTSPLVPTLVLTGAAAPADRVAEAAKAGAQVVVAGDGAGVDPARAVRELADRGLRRQLTEGGPRLLGQFVAADALDELCLTISPMLTAGDAQRISGGPSVTVPHRLAPACLLEEAGFLFTRYRRI